From the Sphingomonas mesophila genome, one window contains:
- the rplQ gene encoding 50S ribosomal protein L17 — MRHRVGHRKLQRTAAHRTALLRNMAAALIKHEQITTTLAKARELRPYTEKLITLAKRGGLSNRRLAMSRLMDDTQLTKLFDVLSDRYSARDGGYTRIIKAGNRMSDNAAMAIIELVDRDVSAKGQDSGPVMADEAEEA, encoded by the coding sequence ATGCGACATCGCGTCGGACATCGTAAGCTGCAGCGGACCGCTGCCCACCGCACCGCGCTCCTGCGCAACATGGCAGCGGCGCTGATCAAGCACGAGCAGATCACCACCACCCTCGCTAAGGCGCGCGAGCTTCGCCCCTATACCGAGAAGCTGATCACGCTGGCCAAGCGCGGCGGGCTTTCCAACCGCCGCCTGGCGATGAGCCGGCTGATGGACGACACCCAGCTCACCAAGCTGTTCGACGTGCTGAGCGATCGCTATTCGGCGCGCGACGGCGGCTACACAAGGATCATCAAGGCCGGTAACCGCATGAGCGACAATGCCGCGATGGCGATCATCGAACTGGTCGACCGCGACGTCAGCGCCAAGGGCCAAGACAGCGGCCCAGTGATGGCCGACGAGGCCGAAGAGGCGTAA